The Podarcis muralis chromosome Z, rPodMur119.hap1.1, whole genome shotgun sequence DNA segment AAGCTTTTGCCTTCACAGCTGTGACCCTGGAGTCCTGGGACAAAAGTTGAAGGCAGACATTGCCTTCAGACCCTCCAATCTGGTTGCTTCGGGggagaggatgctggactcgactGACTTTTGATCTCTTCCTGCAGATCAGATCTTAAGCAATAGTAGACCTGGAATGCACCTGCATCCTGGGGGAgtgctgtagcttagtggtagagcatttgctctgcacacagaaggtcccaggttcaatccctggcacctccagaatgtcccctacctgaaaccctggaaagctactgCCTGTCAATGAAGACAACATACCATGTTAGAGGGAACGATGCTCTGACTCCATAGAATGCCATTTCCTGGTTTCATCTCCTTCATGAGTAAACTGGGAAGGCCAAGGATGTAGTTTGCACGTATGCAGCTTGTGATTCTgttgtgttttctctttcttaaaaaaaataaaaataggctaGCTATTGGATGATGTGACACACAAGACTCCAGTTCCCAAGAAGAGTTCACTGCATCCCAAATCTCCATCCTGGGCACCAGCATGCATTCCAGGGACAACGACTCCACCCCCAGCCCCACTGAGCAGCCTTTGCAAGATCTTTACTCCTCTCCAGCCAACGTCTCCTCCCACTGCCCTATCTTTGTCTCCAGTTACCAGTTTGTCCTCATCCCAGTCCTCTACTGCATCATCTTCATCCTCGGACTGGTGGGGAACAGCATGGTGGTAGCAGTGCTGTGTTGGCAGCGGAGCCCGAGGAAAGTATCCAGCATTTACATCGTCAACCTGGCTGTGGCAGACTTGCTGGCCCTGACCACACTTCCTTTTTGGGCTGCATACTATACGTATGGGTACAACTGGCTCTTTGGCCCAGTGATGTGCAAAATCACCAGCTCGGTCCTTTGCCTGACCATGTTTGCCAGCATCTTCTTCATCACCTGCCTAAGCCTGAACCGCTACCAGGCAGTTGCCCACCCATTCCAGTCCCAGCAAGGGACACTGCAGCAAGCGTCCAAGACTGCGCTTCTGGTCTGGGGACTGGCGGCCCTAACTTCCCTGCCAACTTTCTACTTCCGCAACACCAAATACATCGTGGAGCTAGGTGTGACAGCCTGCATCATGGCCTACCCATCAGAGAAATACTCCAGCTGGTCAGCTGGGACAGC contains these protein-coding regions:
- the AGTR2 gene encoding LOW QUALITY PROTEIN: type-2 angiotensin II receptor (The sequence of the model RefSeq protein was modified relative to this genomic sequence to represent the inferred CDS: inserted 1 base in 1 codon), whose translation is MHSRDNDSTPSPTEQPLQDLYSSPANVSSHCPIFVSSYQFVLIPVLYCIIFILGLVGNSMVVAVLCWQRSPRKVSSIYIVNLAVADLLALTTLPFWAAYYTYGYNWLFGPVMCKITSSVLCLTMFASIFFITCLSLNRYQAVAHPFQSQQGTLQQASKTALLVWGLAALTSLPTFYFRNTKYIVELGVTACIMAYPSEKYSSWSAGTALMKNILGFLVPLIIIITCYLWIRVHLMRAQGFGKNQQMRDRVLKLVATVVVAFLVCWLPFHILTFLDALSWMDVISNCWVTSAIDAALPFGLSMGFANSCINPLLYYVISSQFQEKLQHLFKLRLYQFKXENLCPSKTCSPKITESLMGADQSRVYAKPQTHPPWVP